Within Cherax quadricarinatus isolate ZL_2023a unplaced genomic scaffold, ASM3850222v1 Contig26, whole genome shotgun sequence, the genomic segment CCCACGAGACCATAaagtcctacaagaatcaagcttggttgatcaagccctgatccaccatgaggcctggtcacagaccaggctgtggGATACCCTTCAGGTATAGTCCAAGTATACTCTAAGTATACAGAAAGTTTACTTATATCCACATTTTAGGGATCACACTATTCCTGACTGGTGaggaacaggtgacatgcagccttaatggctCTCGTGTAGctggaggaggttacctggaggttacctggagctGACAGGTTCTAAATCTAATCATCCCTTCACATCATTCACAGGTATGATCATGGCTTTTGGCTGCCCCTCTATTAAAACTATTAATGTGTGTGTTAATGAGTGTGGGGGCTTAGGAGAGTGTGTGGGGACTAAGTAGGGAGTGTGGTGGGCTGAGGTATAGCTCTCGACTTCAAATTCTTCATATTTGTCCCAGCTAATATGACGAATCTTCCCTCTTAATTACTAATTAATTTTCAGGTAATGACCTGTGTGAACACTTACCTGTATATAAGTAACAATTATATTGAGAACCTAACTGATTGTTCTCAGTGTTTGACAACACATCATGTCTGACGTCTAGGTGTGAGACTAATGCTAGATTCAGTTCACTGTGGGAGAAcagaagtacactgagagaacagaagtacactgagagaacagaagtacactgagagaacagaagtacactgagagaacagtagtacactgagagaacagaagtacactgagagaacagtagtacactgagagaacagtagtacactgagagaacagaagtacactgagagaacagtagtacactgagagaacagtagtacactgagagaacagaagtacactgagagaacagtagtacactgagagaacagaagtacactgagagaacagtagtacactgagagaacagtagtacactgagagaacagaagtacactgagagaacagtagtacactgagagaacagaagtacactgagagaacagtagtacactgagagaacagaagtacactgagagaacagaagtacactgagagaacagaagtacactgacactgagagaacagaagtacactgagagaacagaagtacactgagagaacagaagtacactgagagaacagaagtacactgagagaacagaagtacactgagagaacagaagtacactgagagaacagaagtacactgagagaacagaagtacactgagagaacagtagtacactgagagaacagaagtacactgagagaacagtagtacactgagagaacagtagtacactgagagaacagaagtacactgagagaacagtagtacactgagagaacagaagtacactgagagaacagtagtacactgagagaacagtagtacactgagagaacagaagtacactgagagaacagtagtacactgagagaacagtagtacactgagagaacagtagtacactgagagaacagtagtacactgagagaacagaagtacactgagagaacagaagtacactgagagaacagtagtacactgagagaacagaagtacactgagagaacagaagtacactgagagaacagaagtacactgagagaacagaagtacactgagagaacagtagtacactgagagaacagtagtacactgagagaacagtagtacactgagagaacagtagtacactgagagaacagaagtacactgagagaacagtagtacactgagagaacagaagtacactgagagaacagtagtacactgagagaacagtagtacactgagagaacagaagtacactgagagaacagtagtacactgagagaacagaagtacactgagagaacagtagtacactgagagaacagaagtacactgagagaacagaagtacactgagagaacagaagtacactgacactgagagaacagaagtacactgagagaacagaagtacactgagagaacagtagtacactgagagaacagtagtacactgagagaacagaagtacactgagagaacagaAGTACATTGAGAGAAcagaagtacactgagagaacagtagtacactgagagaacagaagtacactgagagaacagaagtacactgagagaacagaagtacactgagagaacagaagtacactgagagaacagaagtacactgagagaacagaagtacactgagagaacagaagtacactgagagaacagaagtacactgagagaacagaagtacactgagagaacagaagtacactgagagaacagaagtacactgagagaacagaAGTACACTGTGGGAGAACAGAAATATAATGTAGTTCTACGTGACgggcagtgaaagggttaagataaggGTGGGATATGAGACGTGGGTAATAACAAGTATAATGTACCTGGTCAAGAAGAGTGCAGAGAGAGATTCTGgaagatgttaagtgagtgtttATGTGATACCTGTCTTAATGTAGCTTGCCTAGTTCCTCAGGCCAGTCTTGACCAGGAAGCTTCAGAGGTTCCTGAAGCTACTTTCTCATCAACCAAGCTGTCAAACCTACAGTGAACCctgtgctgctagcaccaacagcctgactgatcaggtcaTCAACCAGGAGGCTTGGGTCTTAGACATCCCCCTCCCAGGTGACGGTGATGACCACTGGAAGTCAAAGCCAGACTACCACCAGAGACCCGACTCACCTTAGTTTGTATGACGACCACTCACAGCCTTCTGGCTCTCTAAGGTCAGCCACAGCGATGGAGTGAGCACGCTGTAAGGGCTTCCGCTTGATGGGGCGCTCACCAGTGCCACAGTATGGCACCTCACAGTAAGGGATAGAATTGTATGGCACATGGTGGTACGCGATCTTCTTGCGAGGGATAGGACTATACTGGACCTGTGGGAGACCAGAGAAACTAGGTTAtcgttgtgctgtgttgtggtccTGTCATACCTGCTCGTGAAGCAGTGTAAGGTGTTTCCTTTTCCAACTTCTTCTTTTACTTCGATCCCTTTATGCTgtaaaagtacttcctaacataacTATGGCTCGGTTGTAGCTTTGTCTACTATGTACCTTGGTTCCTTCTCCTGGCAACTCAACTTGTCACTATTCACTCTATCCACCTCCATTAGTATTTGATATGCCCTGATCATGTCTCCCCGGTACTCCGATATTTTAGCGTTGTTAAGTTAATTTCGTTAAGTTTCTCACAGTGAGATTATTATTGATCCCACAGTCTGTGAGATCAAGGTTGATCCCACAGTCTGTGAGATCAAGGTTGATCCCACAGTCTGTGATATCAATGTTGATCCCACAGTCTGTGAGATCAATGTTGATCCCACAGTCTGTGAGATCAATGTTGATCCCACAGTCTGTGATATCAAGGTTGATCCCACAGTCTGTGATATCAAGGTTGATCCCACAGTCTGTGATATCAAGGTTGATCCCACAGTCTGTGATATCAAGGTTGATCCCACAGTCTGTGATATCAAGGTTGATCCCACAGTCTGTGATATCAAGGTTGATCCCACAGTCTGTGATATCAAGGTTGATCCCACAGTCTGTGATATCAAGGTTGATCCCACAGTCTGTGATATCAAGGTCGATCCCACAGTCTGTGATGTCAAGGTTGATCACACAGTCTGTGATATCAAGGTTGATCCCACAGTCTGTGATATCAAGGTCGATCCCACAGTCTGTGATATCAAGGCTGATCCCACAGTCTGTGATATCAAGGCTAAGATTGAATgattaacagcctagttgatcatgtTTTGAACCGGTTCTGAGTCTGGTACTGGGGGGGCAGTGACCCCTGGAACTATCAACGGGTATTCACCTTCTGGTAGGAGATATCAAGGTACTGGATCTCCTGGCAAGGGAGAATGATGTCCAGCGGTCTCTTAACGGAGACTGAGGTCCTGCGGGTGCCACCAGTGACATTAGTAGTGCCCAGGGAGCTGGCCAGAGTGCCACCGATGATACCACTGACTGTGCCCCGTCTGTATCTGGACTTGATGCCGCTGCTGcccgtgttgttgttagtggcgctgttgttgttgttgttctcctCGGTCACAGTCTCCCTGGAAAGCAAGAACCGTGTTAGTCAAGAACCGTGTTAGTCAAGAACCGTGTTAGTCAAGAACCGTGTTAGTCAAACACCGTGTTAGTCAAACACCGTGTTAGTCAAACACCGTAACACCGGATACAACTTCAAGACTGGAGATTCTCACCTCCATTAAGCCGGGTATCAGTCTGTCAGGACTGATACCCGGCTTAATACCCGAGGTTTTACAGAAGATGAGAGCGAGTTCCCGTATACGAGTTCCCGTATACGAGGTCCCATATACAAGGTTCAGTATGAGTTTTTCTACTCTGGGAGCCCGGTCATGGTCCAGGcacgtctggtgctagcctggtcaaccaggttgttgctgctggtggccctctgccccacatatccatcacagtctggttgatctggcaccgtcTACAGTGTTATATTTTTCCACTGAACTGGTGAAGTCATTGGTCGGTCCAGCAACTCCTACAGTAAATTACAAAAGTACTCAACGTTTCGCCCCAGAGTGGCGttacactgactccaggctgagggacggatcacctcaaactccttctgatcttcgcaCTTCCCCTCTGTatgggactgatgaagtcactgtgtggcgaaacatttccacaataaagatacccaagtgtcaccaagtgccggatcagccaggctgtgatggatatgtggggcaacgggcctccagcagcaacagcctgattgaccaggcaagcaccagacgagcctggcccatggccgggcttcaagagtagagagagactcccgaaactcatcaaaagtaaTGGTATCAACgccccggtccatgactaggcctcgcgGTGGGTCaggacttgatcaaccaggctgttactgctggccgcacgttgtccaaagtacgaaccacagtcagGCTGATcaagtaccgactttaggtatctgtccagctccctcttgaagacaaccaggagtctattggtaattccccttatgactggtgggaggcagttgaacagtcttgggccccgcacacttattgtgttctctgttAGTGTACTCACGGCGCCCCTGTGTTtcgtgggaggggggggggcgctGCACCATCTACCCAGTCTAGGGAGTGACTGCAGTGTGTagaggagggtgtgggagggtgatGGGTGGCAGTGGGAGTGTAATAGGTGGCAGTGGGAGCGTGATGGGTGGCAGTGGGAGTGTGATGGGTGGCAAGGGAAGTGTGATGGGTGGCAGTGGGAGTGTGATGGGTGGCAGTGGGAGTGTGATGGATGacagtgggtgggtgatgggatgGGTGGGCTGCAATGGGCGGTGGTGGGCGTGGTCCAGGGGATGGAGGTCAACAACCGGACCACATTATTTATCCCTTGAGATCCCACCCTAACCTAGCCCTGGCCACCACCCCACAACCCATcccctatttctctctctctctctctctctctctctctctctctctctctctctctctctctctctctctctctctctctctctctctctctctcagggaaACAGAACAAGTTCAACGAGGAATCTGTCAACAAACTCCACACACAGTTTCAGAGTAGGTACGATAAGGACAGAAATCTGTAATACCCACCAACAGTCATAATCTAATAAGACCAAAAAATGGGACGTTATCCTACTCTTCAATATTCCTCATGTGTGAATGTCAGGGGCCCACGACTATTCATCACCTTACCTTACATAAGAAATATCACTAATaaactcctagctgtcttcaagaggaaactcaacagattcttgaaaacagttcctgatcagccgggctgtggtggaTAAGTTAGACCACGGAaggcgggcactaacagcttgatggatcagggccagcaaccaggaagcctggtctgggaccgtgtcgcaggcgagaaagatgcatcgtaatttacacctagaaaatcatagagggactggagccaaacctgcacacagaaatcactccctacgaaagcaaaagacttgacagacggTACAAAATGCACCCAATGAGAAACATGGGTGACCCCCCCCCTTACACAATAAGTttagggggcccaagactgttcagcagtctTCCATCTTACATATTGTTGTCCTCGAGAAGGATCGTAACAATTGctcaagttagttcctgatcagtgGGGATtaggttcgtacgctggactgcgtgcgtccaacagtaacagcctagttgatcaagcctGAAACTTTCTCTCTTTCACCCCTGGAAGTGGTGTGCCGTAGTAGTGTGGAGCAGCGGCAGAGTGTAGTAGATGTATAGTATGGAGTAGATGAGTGGAGCATTGTACAAGtaatggtggtggtcgtagtagtagtagtagtagtagtagtagtagtagagaccAGAGACAGACTAGAGGTTACTTGGGTCACGGCTTAataaccccccccctctctctctccctctccataaaTCACCACCAGTGCCCCAACCACCACTTCTCTGCCCAAAACCCCCACCATTTCCCTACCCACGGCCTCACAGCTCCTCTCCCTattgcctccaccatcacccaacCCACTGCCCCTTCGATCACCACctcccaacacactgcctctcccaccatcatctcccaacacactgcctctcccaccatcatctcccaacacactgcctctcccaccatcatctcccaacacactgcctctcccaccatcatctcccaacacactgcctctcccaccatcatctcccaacacactgcctctcccaccttCACCTCCCAACACATTGCCTCTCCCACCATCAtctcccaacacactgcctctcccaccatcatctcccaacacactgcctctcccaccaacatctcccaacacactgcctctcccaccatcatctcccaacacactgcctctcccaccatcatctcccaacacactgcctctcccaccatcatctcccaacacactgcctctcccaccttcatctcccaacacactgcctctcccaccatcatctcccaacacactgcctctcccaccatcatctcccaacacactgcctctcccaccatcatctcccaacacactgcctctcccaccttCACCTCCCAACACATTGCCTCTCCCACCATCAtctcccaacacactgcctctcccaccttCACCTCCCAACACATTgcctctcccaccaacatctcccaacacactgcctcttccaccatcatctcccaacacactgtctctcccaccttcatctcccaacacactgcctctcccaccatCATCTCCCAACACACTGTCTCTCCCACCTTCACCTCCCAACACATTGCCTCTCCCACCATCATCTCCCAACACACTGTCTCTCCCACCTTCACCTCCCAACACATTGCCTCTCCCACCATCATCTCCCAACACACtgtctctcccaccaacatctcccaacacactgcctcttcCACCATCATCTCCCAACACAC encodes:
- the LOC128692928 gene encoding uncharacterized protein yields the protein MCVDVVGLLDARTGDMSMGRNLRAARCLDFTDKDDDDGLYQPSDSDTEAATKKKGETVTEENNNNNSATNNNTGSSGIKSRYRRGTVSGIIGGTLASSLGTTNVTGGTRRTSVSVKRPLDIILPCQEIQYLDISYQKVQYSPIPRKKIAYHHVPYNSIPYCEVPYCGTGERPIKRKPLQRAHSIAVADLREPEGCEWSSYKLR